The segment CAAGGTCATCGGCGCAGATCCCGCGGGCTCGGTCTACTCGGGCGGTACCGGGCGTCCCTACTTCGTGGAAGGCGTCGGCGAGGACATGTGGCCGGTCAACTACGACAAGACCGTTCCCGACGACGTCATTGCGGTCAGCGACGCCGACTCCTTCGAGATGACCCGGCGCCTGGCCCGCGAGGAAGGGCTCCTGGTGGGCGGCTCATCCGGTATGGCTGTGGTGGCGGCGCTCCAGGTGGCCAAAGACCTGGGCGAGGAAGCCGTCGTCGTCGTGATCTTGCCGGACTCCGGCCGCGGCTATCTGGCGAAGATCTTCAACGACAAATGGATGCGCTCCTACGGTTTCCTGTCCGGCGGCGAGGAAGCCTCGGTCGGTGAAGTGCTGAAGTCCAAGACCGGCGAGATGCCCGAGCTTGTCCACATCCATCCCAATGAGACTGTCCGCGATGTCATCAACATCATGAACGAGTTCGGGGTATCGCACATCCCGGTCCTCTCACAGGAGCCGCCGGTGGTCATGGGCGAAGTGCTGGGCGCCGTCGATGAGCGCACGCTGACCACCAAGCTGTTCCGCGGCGAGGCGAAATTGACCGACAAGATCTCCGAGCACATGGGGGAGCGCCTGCCGGTGATCGGCTCACTCGAGACCATCTCGGCCGCACGGGAGCTGCTGTCCGACGTCGACACCGTCATGGTGACGTTTGTTGGAGCGCCCGTGGGCATTCTGACCCGCCACGACCTTCTCGCTTACCTGAGCAACTGACCCTAGGAGTTCATATGTCTGCAAACGAAGCAGGATTCAACACGCGCGCCGTCCACGCCGGCCAGGCCTTCGAACCGCGCACCGGCGCCGTGGTTCCGCCAGTGCACTTCAGCTCGACATATGCCCAGGACGGCATAGGCGGTTTGCGCGACGGCTACGAATATGGCCGCGGCACCAACCCCACCCGGGATGCGTTGCAGGAGCAGCTCGCCGCACTCGAGGGCGGAACCCACGCATACAGCTTCAGCTCGGGCCTTGCTGCGGAGGACTCCCTGATCCGCGCCGTTGCCCGGCCCGGCGACCACATCGTCCTCGGCAACGACGCCTACGGTGGAACCTACCGGCTCATCAACCGTGTGCTCGGTGAGTGGGGCATCGGCAACACGCCAGTGGACATGTCCAACCTTGACGCCGTCGCGGCGGCCGTTGCGGCGAACAAGACGCGCATCGTCTGGGTGGAGACCCCTTCCAACCCGATGATGAAGATCACCGATATCGATGCGCTCGCCAAAGTAGCGCACGACGCCGGTGCCCTCCTGGTCGTCGACAACACCTTTGCGTCGCCCTACTTGCAGACCCCGCTCGCCCTGGGTGCCGACGTCGTGGTCCACTCGACCACCAAGTACATCGGCGGCCACTCGGATGTTGTGGGCGGGGCGATCGTGGTCAAGGATGCTGAGCTGGCTGAGAAGATCGGCTTTGTGCAGTTCGCCGTCGGCGCCGTGTCCGGACCTATGGATGCGTTCCTGACAACCCGCGGTCTCAAGACCCTCGGCGTGCGCATGGATCGCCACAGCGAGAACGCCCAGGCCGTGGCCGAGTGGTTGCTGGAGCGCCCCGAGGTTGAGGCCGTGCTCTACCCGGGTCTGCCTTCCCACCCGGGGCACGAACTGGCCGCGAAGCAGATGAAGAAGTTCGGCGGCATGATTTCCGTGCAGTTCAAGGGCGGCGAAGCTGCGGCCCGCAAGGTGGCAGAGTCCACCCAGGTCTTCACGCTGGCCGAATCCCTGGGCGGCATCGAGTCGCTCATGAACTACCCCTCGGAGATGACGCACGCTTCGGTCAAGGGCACCGAGCTGGCCGTGCCGGTCAACCTTATCCGGCTTTCCTGCGGCATCGAGGACATCGAGGACCTGATCGCGGACCTGGAGCAGGCGATCGGCAAGTCACTCAAGTTCTGACCTTCTTTGACTCAGGATTCGGCCGGGACACGCCATTGCAGCGGCGTGTCCCGGCCGCTCCTCTTTCAAACATGGTCGGGATTGGTGCACGTCAACAAGGGTCCTGTCCGTAGCGGAACGCCGGGATCCCCGTAAGGTGCTGGCCCAGGATCAAGGTGTGGACCTCGTCCGTCCCTTCGTAGGTACGCACGGATTCCAGGTTGTTGGCATGGCGTAGTGGTGAGTAGTCCAGCGTGATGCCGTTGCCACCCAGGATGGTACGGGCCTCGCGGGCGATCTTGATGGCCTCACGTACATTATTGAGCTTGCCCACCG is part of the Arthrobacter methylotrophus genome and harbors:
- a CDS encoding cystathionine beta-synthase codes for the protein MKYAQSVLDLIGNTPLIKLNHVTGDIKATILVKLEYVNPGGSIKDRIAVKMIEQAERDGKLKPGGTIVEPTSGNTGVGLALVAQQKGYKCIFVVPDKVGEDKRAVLQAYGAEVVVTPTAVAPDSPQSYYSVSDRIASEIPGAYKPDQFSNPAAPGSHYETTGPEIWRDTDGKITHVVIGAGTGGTITGTGRYLKDVSADRPESDGGRVKVIGADPAGSVYSGGTGRPYFVEGVGEDMWPVNYDKTVPDDVIAVSDADSFEMTRRLAREEGLLVGGSSGMAVVAALQVAKDLGEEAVVVVILPDSGRGYLAKIFNDKWMRSYGFLSGGEEASVGEVLKSKTGEMPELVHIHPNETVRDVINIMNEFGVSHIPVLSQEPPVVMGEVLGAVDERTLTTKLFRGEAKLTDKISEHMGERLPVIGSLETISAARELLSDVDTVMVTFVGAPVGILTRHDLLAYLSN
- a CDS encoding cystathionine gamma-synthase, with protein sequence MSANEAGFNTRAVHAGQAFEPRTGAVVPPVHFSSTYAQDGIGGLRDGYEYGRGTNPTRDALQEQLAALEGGTHAYSFSSGLAAEDSLIRAVARPGDHIVLGNDAYGGTYRLINRVLGEWGIGNTPVDMSNLDAVAAAVAANKTRIVWVETPSNPMMKITDIDALAKVAHDAGALLVVDNTFASPYLQTPLALGADVVVHSTTKYIGGHSDVVGGAIVVKDAELAEKIGFVQFAVGAVSGPMDAFLTTRGLKTLGVRMDRHSENAQAVAEWLLERPEVEAVLYPGLPSHPGHELAAKQMKKFGGMISVQFKGGEAAARKVAESTQVFTLAESLGGIESLMNYPSEMTHASVKGTELAVPVNLIRLSCGIEDIEDLIADLEQAIGKSLKF